One window from the genome of Deinococcus sp. NW-56 encodes:
- the ligA gene encoding NAD-dependent DNA ligase LigA yields MTEAVPGTPPITPPTEATQADYLALRSEVERHARAYYELDNPEIPDDVYDRMVRELRALEEAHPEWVGESTPTQAVGGAPSTAFQPVNHPTPMTSLDNVFDDDELREWQEKLARALGLPPEYDGFTYTGELKIDGLSVNLYYVDGVLQWAATRGNGTTGELVTEQVLTVPGIPRELPGLTGELEVRGEVYLSRADFAAYNARAEELGLPLLKNPRNGAAGALRQKDPEVTRSRNLKAIFYSLGKRDGVPVRTQAELLAWLASQGFPTSRYSETVTGIGAAADYHRRMTGGRSGFEFDADGTVLKLDPLAMQEEAGFTSRAPRWAIAYKFPVEEVETVLEDIVINVGRTGKLAPLAHLSPRLIEGSTVSRATLHNEDYIRDMDLRIGDTVVVRKSGGVIPQILRVVVGKRPEGAQPYVFPTHCPECGHEAVRAEGDANTYCPNPACPAQQYERLRHFVSRGAMDVRGLGEKLIEQLLAVGLVRDAADFYHLTAEQLAALERSGEKKAANVLAQLEASKTRPLWRLIHALGIPHVGERGAQALARAFGTLDALLAATPEQIEAVPGMGGVLAQTVTAALADETMRDLLRRLRGAGVAPVEEAAPRGDALAGLTFVLTGSLSRPREAIKAELEAAGARVSGSVTGKTSYLVAGEDAGSKLTRAQELGVAVLDEAGLAALLAERGV; encoded by the coding sequence ATGACCGAGGCCGTCCCCGGTACCCCCCCCATCACTCCCCCCACCGAGGCGACCCAGGCCGACTACCTGGCCCTGCGCTCGGAGGTCGAGCGCCACGCCCGCGCCTACTACGAACTCGACAACCCCGAGATTCCCGACGACGTGTACGACCGGATGGTGCGCGAGCTGCGTGCCCTGGAGGAAGCGCACCCCGAATGGGTGGGGGAGAGCACGCCCACCCAGGCGGTCGGGGGGGCACCTAGCACGGCCTTTCAGCCCGTGAACCACCCCACCCCGATGACCAGCCTCGACAACGTCTTCGACGACGACGAGCTGCGCGAGTGGCAGGAGAAGCTCGCGCGGGCGCTGGGGCTGCCGCCCGAGTACGACGGCTTCACCTACACGGGCGAACTCAAGATCGACGGCCTGAGCGTGAACCTGTACTACGTGGACGGGGTGCTCCAGTGGGCCGCCACGCGCGGCAACGGGACCACGGGCGAACTCGTCACCGAGCAGGTCCTTACCGTGCCGGGCATTCCGCGCGAGCTGCCGGGCCTGACCGGGGAGTTAGAGGTGCGCGGCGAGGTCTACCTCTCGCGGGCCGACTTCGCCGCCTACAACGCCCGCGCCGAGGAACTCGGCCTGCCGCTGCTGAAAAACCCCCGCAACGGGGCGGCCGGGGCACTCCGGCAGAAGGACCCGGAAGTGACGCGCTCCCGCAACCTCAAAGCGATCTTCTACAGCCTGGGCAAGCGCGACGGCGTACCCGTGCGGACCCAGGCCGAACTGCTCGCGTGGCTGGCCTCGCAGGGCTTCCCGACCAGCCGCTACTCGGAGACCGTCACGGGGATCGGGGCCGCCGCCGACTACCACCGCCGCATGACCGGGGGCCGCTCGGGCTTCGAGTTCGACGCGGACGGCACCGTGCTCAAGCTCGATCCCCTCGCGATGCAGGAGGAGGCGGGCTTTACCAGCCGCGCTCCAAGGTGGGCCATCGCCTACAAGTTCCCGGTGGAGGAGGTCGAGACGGTGCTGGAAGACATCGTCATCAACGTGGGCCGCACCGGGAAACTCGCGCCGCTGGCGCACCTCTCACCCCGGCTGATCGAGGGCAGCACGGTGAGCCGGGCGACCCTCCACAACGAGGATTACATCCGTGACATGGACCTGCGGATCGGCGACACCGTGGTCGTGCGCAAGTCGGGCGGGGTGATTCCCCAGATTCTGCGGGTGGTCGTGGGCAAACGGCCCGAAGGTGCCCAGCCCTACGTCTTTCCGACCCACTGCCCCGAGTGCGGGCATGAGGCGGTGCGGGCCGAGGGTGACGCCAACACCTATTGCCCCAATCCTGCCTGCCCCGCGCAGCAGTACGAGCGGCTGCGCCACTTCGTGAGCCGGGGGGCGATGGACGTGCGGGGGCTGGGGGAAAAGCTGATCGAGCAGCTCCTCGCCGTGGGCCTCGTGCGGGACGCCGCCGACTTCTACCACCTCACTGCCGAACAGCTCGCCGCTCTGGAGCGCAGCGGCGAGAAGAAGGCCGCCAACGTGCTCGCGCAACTGGAGGCCAGCAAGACCCGCCCGCTGTGGCGCCTGATTCACGCGCTGGGCATCCCACACGTGGGCGAGCGCGGCGCCCAGGCCCTGGCCCGCGCCTTCGGCACGCTGGACGCGCTGCTGGCGGCCACGCCGGAGCAGATCGAGGCGGTGCCCGGTATGGGCGGCGTTCTGGCCCAGACGGTGACCGCTGCCCTCGCCGACGAGACGATGCGCGACCTGCTGCGCCGCCTGCGCGGGGCGGGGGTCGCCCCGGTCGAGGAGGCGGCCCCGCGCGGCGACGCCCTCGCCGGACTCACCTTCGTCCTCACCGGGAGCCTTTCGCGCCCCCGCGAGGCCATCAAGGCGGAGCTGGAGGCCGCGGGTGCCCGCGTCTCCGGCAGCGTGACGGGGAAGACCTCCTACCTCGTCGCGGGCGAGGACGCGGGCAGCAAGCTCACGCGGGCGCAGGAACTGGGCGTCGCGGTGCTGGACGAGGCTGGGCTGGCGGCGCTGCTGGCAGAGCGCGGCGTCTAA
- a CDS encoding BMP family protein: MKKVVTIVLAAAAATASLATAQGALRVGMAYDAGGKFDKSFNQSAYEGGVRAQKNLGIRLNDFEPSDPSQTIQGIRNFANQGFDLTIGVGFANNASITQVAKENPDLYFGLVDDVSPQKNVASMVFAEQEGSYLVGYLAGLNSSTGVVGFVGGMDIPLIHKFEAGYTAGVKAANPKARVIAQYVGTTPDAWNNPGRAKEIAASMRAKGADIIFAAAGGSGNGVIDYIKQTQCLKAANLPSGVKFNTNNFAKVRKSASYTKTCAGNTRPMFFIGVDSNQNRLGDFDANPATMNHGLTSMLKRVDNAVYALINDVKNDRFKGGERRFGLKENGVGYAVDQYNRALIPSSQIARVEALKQRIIKGQVKVPSTR; the protein is encoded by the coding sequence ATGAAAAAAGTTGTGACCATCGTCCTGGCGGCTGCCGCTGCCACGGCCTCCCTCGCCACGGCCCAGGGCGCACTGCGCGTCGGCATGGCCTACGACGCGGGCGGCAAGTTCGACAAGAGCTTCAACCAGTCCGCCTACGAGGGCGGCGTGCGTGCCCAGAAGAACCTGGGCATTCGCCTGAACGACTTCGAACCCAGCGACCCCAGCCAGACCATCCAGGGCATTCGCAACTTCGCCAACCAGGGCTTTGACCTGACCATCGGCGTGGGCTTCGCGAACAACGCCAGCATCACCCAGGTCGCCAAGGAAAACCCCGACCTGTACTTCGGGCTGGTCGACGACGTGTCCCCCCAGAAGAACGTCGCCTCGATGGTGTTCGCCGAGCAGGAGGGCAGCTACCTCGTGGGCTACCTCGCCGGGCTGAACTCCAGCACGGGCGTGGTGGGCTTTGTGGGCGGCATGGACATCCCCCTGATCCACAAGTTCGAGGCCGGGTACACGGCGGGCGTGAAGGCCGCCAACCCCAAGGCCCGCGTCATCGCCCAGTACGTGGGCACCACGCCTGACGCCTGGAACAACCCCGGCCGGGCCAAGGAAATCGCAGCCTCCATGCGGGCCAAGGGTGCCGACATCATCTTCGCGGCGGCGGGCGGCAGCGGCAACGGCGTCATCGACTACATCAAGCAGACCCAGTGCCTCAAGGCGGCCAATCTGCCCAGTGGCGTGAAGTTCAACACCAACAACTTCGCCAAGGTCCGCAAGAGTGCCTCGTACACCAAGACCTGCGCGGGCAACACCCGTCCGATGTTCTTCATCGGGGTGGACTCCAACCAGAACCGCCTCGGTGACTTCGACGCCAACCCCGCGACCATGAACCACGGCCTGACCTCGATGCTCAAGCGCGTGGACAACGCGGTGTACGCGCTGATCAACGACGTCAAGAACGACCGGTTCAAGGGGGGCGAGCGCCGCTTCGGCCTCAAGGAGAACGGCGTCGGGTACGCGGTCGACCAGTACAACCGCGCCCTGATCCCCAGCAGCCAGATCGCCCGCGTCGAGGCGCTCAAGCAGCGCATCATCAAGGGCCAGGTCAAGGTGCCCAGCACCCGCTGA